The following are encoded together in the Fusarium keratoplasticum isolate Fu6.1 chromosome 1, whole genome shotgun sequence genome:
- a CDS encoding Amidohydro-rel domain-containing protein codes for MYSLRSILFSLLTFGWVVYSQRIDTHFHALPPAYLDALAAAGGDPSGYPTPEWSLDAAIKSMKSIDTALGILSVSSPGVSIAGTGGAARTLARTLNKDLGNYVSKSKHRAKLGFFGVLPDFQDLNGTLTEIDYLYQEQRLCNGVTVFTSYGGKLLGHPDFAPIWARFQKYKALIFLHPSVLDVEPHLIGPAIPQPVIDYPLATTRAATDLVMAGRLQACPDIDIILSHAGGAVPYVGSRAINALAIPSIAKVANVNLVQAKKDFARFYYDVALSTSAAQLDGLLDFAASDKILFGSDFPYAPQYGIDAVLLEYNKYVKTNSRGSQVAPQVLRQNSIKLLNKHSQFRQYG; via the exons ATGTACTCTCTTCGTTCTATTTTATTTTCACTTCTAACCTTCGGATGGGTCGTCTATTCCCAAAGAATTGATACCCACTTTCATGCTCTTCCACCAGCATACCTGGACGCTCTTGCGGCAGCCGGTGGTGATCCGTCGGGATATCCCACTCCAGAATGGAGTCTTGATGCAGCCATTAAGTCGATGAAGTCAATCGACACTGCTTTGG GAATCCTCTCCGTGTCTTCCCCTGGTGTCTCGATCGCTGGAACTGGTGGTGCGGCTAGAACCCTCGCTCGTACCCTCAACAAAGACCTCGGTAACTACGTTTCCAAGAGCAAGCATAGGGCAAAACTCGGTTTCTTCGGTGTTCTTCCTGATTTTCAAGACCTCAATGGCACCTTGACCGAGATTGACTACCTCTATCAAGAGCAGAGACTATGCAACGGAGTCACTGTTTTCACGAGCTATGGTGGAAAGCTCCTCGGTCATCCTGACTTTGCTCCCATCTGGGCTAGATTTCAAAAGTACAAGGCTCTCATCTTTCTGCACCCTTCCGTCCTGGATGTTGAGCCTCACTTGATCGGCCCTGCCATTCCCCAGCCTGTCATTGACTACCCTCTCGCTACCACCCGCGCAGCAACTGATTTAGTCATGGCAGGCAGGCTTCAAGCTTGTCCTGACATCGATATCATTCTCTCTCATGCCGGCGGCGCAGTACCCTACGTTGGTAGCCGCGCCATTAATGCATTAGCCATCCCCTCCATTGCAAAGGTCGCCAACGTCAATCTTGTACAAGCCAAAAAGGACTTTGCCCGTTTCTATTACGATGTTGCTCTTAGTACGAGTGCTGCCCAGCTAGATGGCTTGCTTGACTTTGCTGCTTCTGATAAGATCCTGTTTGGATCTGACTTTCCTTATGCTCCTCAGTATGGCATTGATGCTGTCCTGTTGGAATACAATAAATATGTCAAGACAAACTCACGAGGTTCTCAAGTGGCACCTCAAGTGTTGCGACAGAACTCGATCAAACTTCTTAACAAGCACTCTCAGTTCAGACAGTATGGTTGA